One window of the Plasmodium vivax chromosome 2, whole genome shotgun sequence genome contains the following:
- a CDS encoding hypothetical protein, conserved (encoded by transcript PVX_081745A), with amino-acid sequence MEEEEAKEEQSIQPPPGGDNNVNRDHVANGQGEDEPKCAPNEGEAQKDYNPQGVKTNEGDDPNEGDDPNEGNHPSEPQNDEWLVYANNQSYGPYNLDQMKTLWSEKRLNIMSVIFKKGDQNWKYVYNDDILKGCLPFNTPSGDGTPEGFQGGVTTKEHSAGVQHSTNRLSNMEANAYALSGNSSKCPDDSDECDPHRDSYNHPPEGTTEINPLELEKIKKKEKKKKYLERKKKKMEEGLCDKKVKNSCIYITGLPSDITREEIHSVFKKAGIIKIDAETTEPKIKIYYDENNQVKGDALVTYVYTQSVDIAIKYFDNFYLRQDCMIRVEKAQFNKKKEASNISKEEMLIKKKKIKAAKYEQLRLQKWGDGYTGTKKKIVIFRNVFSYEDALKHDEGDPFYDFIKDLVEMEVKKYAPVHKVYPIPKHPNGIVCVKFKGVEEAEMIVSCFKDIVLNDKKLEVYFYDGKQDLKAQCLPAQSANKARAEEAPENEEPDKHTEDNEPSFLQNNNLQSFHVSNEKTNKGKERL; translated from the exons atggaagaggaagaggcgaaGGAAGAGCAGTCCATACAGCCCCCCCCGGGAGGCGATAACAACGTTAATCGCGACCATGTAGCGAATGGTCAAGGGGAAGACGAACCCAAGTGCGCACCaaatgagggagaagcgcaaaaGGATTATAACCCACAGGGGGTTAAAACAAACGAAGGGGATGATCCAAACGAAGGGGATGACCCAAACGAGGGGAACCACCCAAGCGAACCCCAGAATGACGAGTGGCTAGTTTACGCAAACAACCAGTCATATGGGCCCTACAATTTAGATCAGATGAAGACACTATGGAGTGAAAAAAGATTAAACATCATGTCGgtgatatttaaaaagggagaccAAAACTGGAAGTATGTATACAACGATGATATATTAAAAGGGTGCCTACCTTTTAACACACCAAGTGGTGATGGCACACCGGAGGGGTTCCAGGGGGGCGTCACTACAAAGGAGCATTCTGCGGGGGTGCAGCACAGTACAAACCGTCTCTCCAATATGGAGGCAAATGCGTACGCGCTAAGCGGTAACTCGAGCAAGTGTCCCGACGACAGTGACGAGTGTGACCCCCACCGTGACAGTTACAATCACCCACCTGAAGGAACCACAGAAATAAACCCTTTAGAactagaaaaaattaaaaaaaaagagaaaaaaaaaaaatacctagagagaaaaaaaaaaaaaatggaagaaggcCTATGCgataaaaaagtgaaaaacagCTGCATTTACATAACCGGATTACCTAGTGATATAACAAGGGAGGAAATACATAGTGTGTTTAAAAAAGCGGGAATTATTAAAATCGACGCGGAGACAACAGAACcgaaaatcaaaatatacTATGACGAAAACAATCAAGTGAAAGGAGACGCGTTGGTTACGTATGTGTACACACAGAGCGTCGACATTgccattaaatattttgataatttttacctAAGGCAGGACTGCATGATTCGTGTAGAAAAGGcacaatttaacaaaaaaaaagaagcctCCAACATTTCTAAGGAAGAAAtgctaattaaaaaaaaaaaaatcaaggCGGCGAAATATGAGCAACTCAGGTTGCAGAAGTGGGGAGATGGCTACAccggaacgaaaaaaaaaatcgtcatTTTTAGGAACGTCTTTTCGTATGAAGATGCACTG AAGCACGATGAGGGAGACCCCTTCTACGATTTTATAAAAGACCTGGTCGAAATG GAAGTAAAGAAGTACGCGCCCGTGCACAAGGTGTACCCCATACCG AAACACCCCAACGGAATTGTCTGCGTCAAATTCAAAGGAGTGGAGGAAGCCGAGATGATAGTATCG TGCTTCAAGGACATCGTGCTGAATGATAAAAAACTGGAAGTGTATTTTTACGATGGGAAACAGGACCTGAAGGCGCAGTGCCTGCCTGCACAG AGTGCCAACAAGGCGCGTGCAGAAGAGGCACCCGAAAATGAAGAGCCGGATAAGCATACAG aGGACAACGAACcgtcatttttgcaaaacaacAATTTGCAGTCGTTTCATGTAAGCAACGAAAAGACAAACAAAGGAAAGGAACGACTTTGA
- a CDS encoding signal recognition particle 9 kDa protein, putative (encoded by transcript PVX_081750A) — MVYAISWGDFMQASRDIISKSPDRTRYVIKLHRPTEGIILKVTDNKNSIMYRLSKNDNLKRIEELNSLFLMWGSSENANEAFPLKLSRSTDKTANDPKAKKGT, encoded by the exons a TGGTTTATGCGATCTCGTGGGGGGATTTCATGCAGGCGTCAAGGGACATCATTTCGAAATCGCCAGATAGG aCAAGATACGTGATAAAGTTGCATAGGCCAACCGAgggaattattttgaaagtcacggataataaaaat AGCATAATGTACCgattaagcaaaaatgacaACTTAAAGAGGATAGAAGAATtaaattccctttttctgaTGTGGGGTTCCAGCGAAAACGCCAACGAGGCCTTCCCGCTCAAGCTGAGCA GAAGTACGGATAAAACGGCCAATGACCCCAAGGCGAAAAAGGGCacttag
- a CDS encoding hypothetical protein, conserved (encoded by transcript PVX_081740A; Apicoplast targeted protein. Curated by Stuart Ralph, Walter and Eliza Hall Institute of Medical Research, Australia.) — protein sequence MRLIPLVLTLLGDSILWDLQKGYQCFNLIPKKGNIFFRRFSTSCNCLCRRKIARQKCEDGGGKCQPKKLHLSLHNDINLRKKYKSEEHLKEQERNAVKDIQGVWKFYFPVFVMDTEFEAAKGESFEGEKMGRVSELGRASDLDDPDNLDELDELDELDAANQAEDFQTGGEDASQTESSPSEEASDDANLNLLRGERMQPLPMFVYNYENIVSASSSTRAYWSNRFLRNNIFECTVKFVNKMNSKYMVILQGYLFVSKKNALDDRNIRLMPCQIFGNLFLANNDNAEEVSLIPPNMKVYDKNGNQVKDILAILEKKIPGFRKDKKKIDTFLGLKKWKFLGVSTAYKVVGEGKNMFNINHFLTGKDESVFYKVMNFDAVNTNYDKNGAVHLAEMFNTYFERPPADVLSLIMKNVISKVALL from the coding sequence ATGCGGTTGATACCACTCGTTCTTACATTGTTAGGTGACTCAATTTTATGGGACCTTCAAAAAGGATACCAATGCTTCAATTTAATTCCAAAGAaaggaaacatttttttccgaaGATTTAGCACGTCCTGTAACTGCCTATGCAGAAGGAAAATTGCGCGCCAGAAATGTGAAGATggtggggggaaatgccAACCGAAGAAGCTGCACCTTTCCCTGCACAACGACATAAACCTGAGGAAGAAGTACAAATCGGAGGAGCACCTAAAGGAGCAGGAAAGAAATGCCGTGAAGGACATCCAAGGGGTTTGGAAGTTTTACTTCCCCGTATTTGTAATGGACACGGAGTttgaagcggcaaagggggagtcCTTCGAGGGTGAGAAGATGGGCAGGGTTAGCGAATTGGGCAGGGCCAGCGATTTGGATGATCCCGACAATTTGGACGAATTGGACGAGTTGGACGAGTTGGACGCCGCGAACCAGGCGGAAGATttccaaacggggggagaagacGCCAGCCAAACGGAGAGCTCCCCGAGTGAAGAAGCGTCCGATGATGCAAATCTGAACCTTCTGAGAGGGGAACGGATGCAGCCGCTACCCATGTTTGTGTATAACTATGAAAATATCGTGTCGGCCTCCTCGTCGACGCGCGCCTACTGGTCTAACAGATTTTTGCGAAACAATATTTTCGAGTGCACAGTAAAGTttgttaacaaaatgaatagcAAGTATATGGTCATCCTGCAAGGGTACTTATTTGTGTCTAAGAAGAACGCTCTGGATGACAGGAACATTCGTTTGATGCCGTGCCAAATATTTGGGAATTTATTTCTAGCAAATAATGACAATGCAGAGGAAGTTTCGTTAATCCCCCCAAATATGAAAGTGTACGATAAGAATGGGAACCAAGTTAAGGACATTCTggccattttggaaaaaaaaattccaggGTTTcggaaagataaaaaaaaaattgataccTTTTTGGGGctaaaaaagtggaaattCCTAGGCGTTTCAACAGCTTATAAAGTGGTAGGGGAGggcaaaaatatgtttaatattAATCACTTTTTAACAGGCAAAGATGAAAGCGTGTTTTATAAGGTGATGAACTTTGACGCAGTGAATACAAATTACGACAAAAACGGGGCTGTCCACTTGGCGGAAATGTTTAATACCTATTTTGAAAGGCCCCCCGCGGATGTGCTTTCCCTGATTATGAAAAACGTAATTTCAAAAGTTGCGCTGCTGTAG